The Pocillopora verrucosa isolate sample1 chromosome 2, ASM3666991v2, whole genome shotgun sequence genome has a segment encoding these proteins:
- the LOC131776047 gene encoding transcription elongation factor SPT4-A has translation MESVPKELRNLRACLLCSLVKTLEQFEYDGCDNCEKYLRLKNNKENILTCTSANFDGIISLMTPEDSWVARWQRIDTLVRGCYAISVSGKLPGHVVRELKARGVTYKTRDRTNQ, from the exons aTGGAGAGCGTTCCAAAGGAGTTGAGAAATCTTCGAGCATGTCTCCTGTGTTCTTTAGTAAAG ACCTTAGAGCAGTTTGAATACGATGGCTGTGACAATTGTGAAAAATATCTCAGACTaaagaacaacaaagaaaatatccttACTTGTACAAGTGCAAACTTTGATGG AATTATATCCCTTATGACACCAGAAGACAGCTGGGTGGCAAGATGGCAACGAATTG ATACATTAGTAAGAGGGTGCTATGCAATATCCGTGAGTGGTAAACTGCCAGGTCATGTAGTACGGGAACTCAAGGCTAGAGGTGTTACTTACAAAACTAGGGACAGAACCAACCAGTAA
- the LOC131776022 gene encoding putative leucine-rich repeat-containing protein DDB_G0290503 isoform X2, which yields MFTKSQFNSKPDKAPSKPSVFPHNGNIIKKKARSTILSVLTKRQTQEKFLLGDKTDGQRDEQNGNVITSKPFSPEPKRVASEAMIVDLEPTGSGNSQTLRYSDTTQPTYQPAALDQNKLTPSKVPVTRSISLQSKFLSSNTEGEKANHQRAERDELNGGTKVSKICARWPPQKADENWMGKNTHSLCQRRHSAPKHLSWPATDIEPMVVSMSPSYASVKDISPTSSPTSTKSVNDSVKVSIPFQVQGQQQSPRVEQQSDAWASSVSVCVPFQVNENGESVPISPFANKKSLPSSSPRDSTAEADTREVSISMIKESNLTTSPNPQHVVKSSTAAQQTEGDSFSAMNKMSPSQPSLPKGNTSLLTPDDGKGVSRDMADAGVVNKPRAISSPPSPSQGKRKISSKDHHIKDNKQVLAKAHSPKIMGKEASKHKNPTGKAASSTALKVPFGGKPRARSFTAGEKTKLTPFSSSAQSSPTGTPKSVSPASSPKAMRRHLTPKDATKAGGRKTTELKKLESHGRPHSDPLIGEKMQAKKKSTGAAASDVHTTGKAKSDLEVMKNKVKELESENLELKTKLQGMEHRLAVVPLLEKEKLHLQKQVNEVVQENEKKTRELETLNSSSVKLKEEMNGLQAEGDKLKMALETSQEQIKELRANERALEELKSTLTQENEDKTKSITEYIENIEKLTTSNSKLILQDGLSKKKITTLLQGLQSLNDSVLQLKEENKCLQSQIVENGIELVGTMRNCVDGLERVISGLQNENSEKAEKETQVFDDTKTIDKDTQCDEVRSKDLLLRELEESKLLVECLKSRISEVEDVATKTSAEQQENRANNELPLTPPSKGSDCSGCTGLQEQLASVKSNLDSFKDSFQKLEGERDEAVEEMKELRREAKYLKYVLCYREDVQNLQSTNQQSKELEKLGSNLVEAEKKVIDLEDEVGRLQEEKQTLLMSILNLHSGHRVDDVMEEENEGQESDSESESNDDENQDAPKVIEQSRKADSISSNTDSISRNTDSISRREQLKYRFQLSLSESDYSFSSGQRTEGEEDTESEIEDDENEKTWMLLKKIKAENRQLKSSLNEANDEKEELLSNLDKLCEEFDALKENYDKLEEEHATLSEKAKQDKHSLQTRLRGVELDRDNLKDSLREIQDEKLALLKCLEMRNTEPMSPLSPLPQPLLDKIITQAQSFTQEEHKSNEPTSNEEYSDASSSSDEEEEEKVSVPQTSTESGTDLEKEPGATSTNAKDKELASLVAAIENDLGKLKERLAKGESNAQGTLQDDDAGKEKESRPRKPAPGERMLKRQASTVKSNLDRVCREKQHLQDEVESLRRYLLKRRDSVMDTRIKRSHGSLKRVTAEVDSHLEGIKTLQALLGKSDDQLRQSNDIISRLEALNDETEEKLRDSELLQEDLRHAVMIANNFAMEEQQKAKQLMLQNEELLKKVEILMPGDTLTDKIEKDENSLNENSRKAKNIPKLKEANGRHRRVSEDDALYADDESNFTTEGESDFFSSRQSSVADESEFARSPTPHEEDLDISNPKVTLSEEPSKRGDLTESDLTSQYSSTADTHSDLSEEEDDTE from the exons ATGTTCACCAAGTCACAGTTTAATTCTAAGCCCGATAAAG CCCCTTCAAAGCCATCAGTTTTCCCACATAATGGAAATATCATAAAGAAAAAAGCGCGATCCACCATTTTGTCAGTGTTGACAAAACGTCAAACTCAGGAGAAGTTTCTCCTCGGCGACAAAACAGATGGCCAACGTGATGAGCAGAATGGTAATGTAATTACCTCAAAACCATTCTCGCCAGAGCCAAAGCGAGTAGCCTCAGAGGCAATGATTGTCGACCTTGAACCGACTGGGAGCGGGAACTCGCAGACACTAAGGTATAGCGATACTACTCAGCCTACCTATCAGCCCGCAGCATTGGATCAGAATAAGCTTACTCCCAGCAAAGTTCCTGTAACAAGATCGATCAGTTTGCAGAGTAAATTTCTTTCGAGTAATACTGAAGGAGAAAAGGCAAACCACCAACGAGCAGAACGAGATGAGCTAAATGGAGGCACGAAAGTGAGTAAAATTTGTGCGAGATGGCCACCACAGAAAGCTGATGAAAATTGGATGGGAAAAAATACCCATTCACTCTGCCAACGACGGCATTCTGCGCCTAAACACTTATCCTGGCCCGCAACTGACATAGAACCCATGGTTGTTTCAATGTCCCCATCATACGCAAGTGTAAAGGACATTTCTCCAACCAGTTCTCCCACAAGTACAAAGTCTGTAAATGACTCAGTTAAGGTTTCCATaccttttcaagttcaaggtcAACAGCAGTCACCCAGAGTAGAGCAGCAATCAGATGCGTGGGCCTCTTCTGTTTCGGTCTGCGTTCCATTTCAGGTGAATGAAAACGGCGAAAGTGTTCCCATCTCGCCATTTGCGAACAAAAAGTCTCTGCCGAGTTCCTCGCCTAGAGATTCCACCGCAGAAGCAGATACTCGCGAAGTTTCAATTTCCATGATTAAGGAATCGAATTTGACAACGAGCCCTAATCCCCAGCACGTAGTTAAATCAAGCACAGCGGCACAACAAACAGAGGGCGACTCTTTCTCTGCTATGAATAAAATGTCGCCCTCTCAGCCATCACTTCCGAAGGGAAACACCTCGTTGTTAACTCCGGATGATGGCAAGGGTGTGTCTCGAGACATGGCGGATGCAGGAGTTGTGAACAAACCACGTGCGATTTCCTCTCCGCCCTCTCCCTCACAAGGCAAAAGAAAGATTTCTTCTAAAG ATCATCACATCAAAGATAATAAACAAGTACTCGCTAAGGCACATTCTCCTAAGATCATGGGCAAAGAAGCAAGTAAGCATAAAAACCCTACAGGCAAAGCTGCGAGTTCGACGGCTCTGAAAGTACCGTTTGGAG GTAAGCCAAGAGCAAGGTCCTTCACTGCaggggaaaaaacaaaattaactccaTTTTCCTCGAGTGCCCAGTCCAGTCCCACAGGAACTCCAAAATCTGTCAGTCCTGCTTCCTCTCCAAAAGCGATGAGGCGACACTTGACACCGAAAGATGCCACAAAGGCCGGGGGTCGCAAAACAACCGAGCTGAAAAAGCTAGAAAGTCACGGCAGACCTCATTCAGATCCTCTGATTGGCGAAAA AATGCAGGCAAAAAAGAAATCTACCGGAGCTGCCGCGAGTGATGTGCACACAACAG GAAAAGCTAAGTCTGACTTGGAAGTAATGAAGAATAAAGTTAAAGAGCTTGAGAGTGAAAATCTTGAGCTGAAGACGAAATTACAGGGCATGGAACATCGTCTGGCTGTTGTACCactcttagaaaaagaaaaacttcattTACAAAAGCAGGTCAACGAAGTTGTCCaggaaaacgagaaaaaaacaCGTGAACTTGAAACGCTAAATTCGTCTTCGGTAAAGCTCAAAGAGGAAATGAATGGCTTACAGGCTGAAGGCGATAAATTGAAAATGGCTCTGGAAACGAGCCAAGAGCAGATAAAAGAACTAAGGGCTAACGAAAGAGCGCTGGAAGAATTGAAATCTACTCTGACGCAGGAAAACGAAGACAAAACGAAATCAATTACAGAGTACAtcgaaaatattgaaaaattaactACTTCGAATAGCAAGCTGATATTGCAAGATGGACtatccaagaaaaaaattacaacactTTTGCAAGGTTTGCAGTCACTAAATGATTCTGTTTTACAGcttaaagaggaaaataaatgtttacagTCACAGATTGTTGAAAATGGAATTGAACTCGTTGGTACCATGCGAAATTGTGTCGATGGTTTGGAACGGGTTATCAGTGGTTTGCAGAACGAAAACAGCGAAAAAGCCGAAAAGGAAACACAAGTATTTGATGACACCAAAACTATCGATAAAGATACACAGTGTGACGAGGTTCGGTCAAAAGACTTGCTCCTAAGAGAACTTGAGGAGAGCAAACTCTTAGTCGAGTGTTTAAAAAGTAGAATTTCTGAAGTCGAAGACGTCGCGACAAAAACAAGCGCTGAGCAACAAGAGAACCGCGCAAACAATGAATTGCCTTTAACTCCGCCAAGCAAAGGGTCTGATTGCTCAGGGTGTACTGGCCTTCAGGAGCAATTAGCAAGTGTAAAATCTAATTTAGACTCGTTTAAAGATTCTTTCCAAAAACTAGAAGGCGAACGAGATGAAGCTGTGGAGGAAATGAAGGAGTTACGACGTGAAGCGAAGTACCTTAAATACGTGCTTTGTTACAGAGAAGACGTACAGAACTTGCAATCGACAAATCAGCAGAGCAAGGAATTGGAGAAACTGGGTTCTAACCTTGTGGAAGCTGAGAAAAAAGTCATAGATTTAGAAGACGAAGTTGGAAGACTTCAAGAAGAGAAACAAACCTTACTGATGAGTATTTTAAACCTTCATTCCGGGCACCGGGTGGATGATGTGATGGAGGAAGAAAACGAAGGACAGGAGAGTGACTCTGAATCTGAAAGTAACGACGATGAAAATCAAGATGCACCAAAGGTCATTGAACAATCTCGGAAAGCAGACTCCATCTCCAGCAATACAGACTCCATCTCCCGCAATACAGACTCCATCTCTCGCAGAGAACAACTCAAGTATCGATTTCAGTTGTCGTTGTCTGAGTCTGATTACAGTTTTAGTTCAGGGCAGAGGACTGAGGGCGAGGAGGATACTGAGAGTGAAATCGAAGACGATGAGAACGAGAAAACTTGGATGcttctgaaaaaaatcaaagctgaGAACAGACAGTTAAAATCTAGTTTGAACGAAGCCAATGACGAAAAAGAAGAGCTGTTGTCAAATCTTGATAAGTTATGCGAAGAGTTTGATGCACTCAAAGAAAATTACGATAAACTCGAAGAAGAACATGCTACCTTGTCCGAAAAAGCTAAGCAAGATAAACACTCCTTGCAAACACGGCTAAGAGGTGTTGAACTGGATAGAGACAATCTAAAAGATTCCCTGAGGGAAATTCAGGACGAGAAGCTAGCGcttttaaaatgtcttgaaatGCGAAACACCGAGCCAATGTCACCGCTATCTCCTCTGCCCCAGCCTCTTCTGGACAAAATTATCACGCAGGCGCAGTCATTTACACAAGAAGAACATAAATCAAATGAACCAACTTCAAATGAGGAATATTCCGATGCGTCATCGTCGTCAgatgaggaggaagaggagaagGTTAGTGTTCCACAAACTTCTACAGAAAGTGGTACGGATTTGGAGAAGGAACCGGGTGCGACGTCAACTAATGCTAAGGATAAAGAACTGGCAAGTTTAGTGGCAGCCATTGAAAACGACCTCGGAAAGCTTAAGGAACGACTGGCCAAAGGAGAAAGTAATGCCCAAG GCACTTTGCAAGATGACGATgctggaaaagaaaaggaatccaGGCCACGGAAACCTGCGCCCGGCGAGCGTATGCTGAAGCGACAAGCGTCGACTGTGAAGTCGAACCTAGATCGTGTCTGCCGGGAGAAACAACATCTGCAAGATGAGGTTGAATCACTTCGCCGATACTTGCTAAAAAGAAGAGATTCTGTCATGGACACCCGAATAAAAAGGTCTCATGGCAGTCTCAAAAGAGTAACAGCAGAAGTGGACAGCCACTTGGAAGGGATCAAGACCTTACAGGCCTTGCTCGGAAAATCCGACGACCAACTCCGACAGTCGAACGATATAATTTCCCGACTCGAAGCACTCAACGATGAAACTGAGGAAAAGCTTCGGGATTCTGAACTCCTCCAAGAGGACTTACGTCACGCTGTGATGATAGCGAACAATTTCGCCATGGAGGAGCAACAGAAAGCGAAACAGCTCATGTTACAGAATGAAGAGCTCCTAAAAAAGGTCGAGATACTTATGCCTGGGGATACGTTGACTGATAAAATTGAGAAGGATGAGAATTCACTCAACGAGAattcaagaaaagcaaaaaacatACCGAAATTGAAAGAGGCGAATGGTCGTCATCGCCGCGTTAGTGAAGACGACGCGCTGTACGCAGATGACGAGAGTAATTTCACAACAGAAGGTGAATCAGACTTCTTTTCCTCCCGACAGTCAAGTGTTGCGGATGAATCAGAATTTGCCAGGAGCCCCACACCTCACGAAGAAGACCTTGATATTTCTAATCCTAAAGTTACACTTTCAGAAGAACCATCTAAACGTGGAGATCTGACCGAAAGTGACTTGACAAGTCAGTATAGTTCTACAGCTGATACTCATTCAGACTTGTCTGAAGAGGAAGATGATACAGAATGA
- the LOC131776022 gene encoding putative leucine-rich repeat-containing protein DDB_G0290503 isoform X1 produces MFTKSQFNSKPDKAPSKPSVFPHNGNIIKKKARSTILSVLTKRQTQEKFLLGDKTDGQRDEQNGNVITSKPFSPEPKRVASEAMIVDLEPTGSGNSQTLRYSDTTQPTYQPAALDQNKLTPSKVPVTRSISLQSKFLSSNTEGEKANHQRAERDELNGGTKVSKICARWPPQKADENWMGKNTHSLCQRRHSAPKHLSWPATDIEPMVVSMSPSYASVKDISPTSSPTSTKSVNDSVKVSIPFQVQGQQQSPRVEQQSDAWASSVSVCVPFQVNENGESVPISPFANKKSLPSSSPRDSTAEADTREVSISMIKESNLTTSPNPQHVVKSSTAAQQTEGDSFSAMNKMSPSQPSLPKGNTSLLTPDDGKGVSRDMADAGVVNKPRAISSPPSPSQGKRKISSKDHHIKDNKQVLAKAHSPKIMGKEASKHKNPTGKAASSTALKVPFGGKPRARSFTAGEKTKLTPFSSSAQSSPTGTPKSVSPASSPKAMRRHLTPKDATKAGGRKTTELKKLESHGRPHSDPLIGEKMQAKKKSTGAAASDVHTTAGKAKSDLEVMKNKVKELESENLELKTKLQGMEHRLAVVPLLEKEKLHLQKQVNEVVQENEKKTRELETLNSSSVKLKEEMNGLQAEGDKLKMALETSQEQIKELRANERALEELKSTLTQENEDKTKSITEYIENIEKLTTSNSKLILQDGLSKKKITTLLQGLQSLNDSVLQLKEENKCLQSQIVENGIELVGTMRNCVDGLERVISGLQNENSEKAEKETQVFDDTKTIDKDTQCDEVRSKDLLLRELEESKLLVECLKSRISEVEDVATKTSAEQQENRANNELPLTPPSKGSDCSGCTGLQEQLASVKSNLDSFKDSFQKLEGERDEAVEEMKELRREAKYLKYVLCYREDVQNLQSTNQQSKELEKLGSNLVEAEKKVIDLEDEVGRLQEEKQTLLMSILNLHSGHRVDDVMEEENEGQESDSESESNDDENQDAPKVIEQSRKADSISSNTDSISRNTDSISRREQLKYRFQLSLSESDYSFSSGQRTEGEEDTESEIEDDENEKTWMLLKKIKAENRQLKSSLNEANDEKEELLSNLDKLCEEFDALKENYDKLEEEHATLSEKAKQDKHSLQTRLRGVELDRDNLKDSLREIQDEKLALLKCLEMRNTEPMSPLSPLPQPLLDKIITQAQSFTQEEHKSNEPTSNEEYSDASSSSDEEEEEKVSVPQTSTESGTDLEKEPGATSTNAKDKELASLVAAIENDLGKLKERLAKGESNAQGTLQDDDAGKEKESRPRKPAPGERMLKRQASTVKSNLDRVCREKQHLQDEVESLRRYLLKRRDSVMDTRIKRSHGSLKRVTAEVDSHLEGIKTLQALLGKSDDQLRQSNDIISRLEALNDETEEKLRDSELLQEDLRHAVMIANNFAMEEQQKAKQLMLQNEELLKKVEILMPGDTLTDKIEKDENSLNENSRKAKNIPKLKEANGRHRRVSEDDALYADDESNFTTEGESDFFSSRQSSVADESEFARSPTPHEEDLDISNPKVTLSEEPSKRGDLTESDLTSQYSSTADTHSDLSEEEDDTE; encoded by the exons ATGTTCACCAAGTCACAGTTTAATTCTAAGCCCGATAAAG CCCCTTCAAAGCCATCAGTTTTCCCACATAATGGAAATATCATAAAGAAAAAAGCGCGATCCACCATTTTGTCAGTGTTGACAAAACGTCAAACTCAGGAGAAGTTTCTCCTCGGCGACAAAACAGATGGCCAACGTGATGAGCAGAATGGTAATGTAATTACCTCAAAACCATTCTCGCCAGAGCCAAAGCGAGTAGCCTCAGAGGCAATGATTGTCGACCTTGAACCGACTGGGAGCGGGAACTCGCAGACACTAAGGTATAGCGATACTACTCAGCCTACCTATCAGCCCGCAGCATTGGATCAGAATAAGCTTACTCCCAGCAAAGTTCCTGTAACAAGATCGATCAGTTTGCAGAGTAAATTTCTTTCGAGTAATACTGAAGGAGAAAAGGCAAACCACCAACGAGCAGAACGAGATGAGCTAAATGGAGGCACGAAAGTGAGTAAAATTTGTGCGAGATGGCCACCACAGAAAGCTGATGAAAATTGGATGGGAAAAAATACCCATTCACTCTGCCAACGACGGCATTCTGCGCCTAAACACTTATCCTGGCCCGCAACTGACATAGAACCCATGGTTGTTTCAATGTCCCCATCATACGCAAGTGTAAAGGACATTTCTCCAACCAGTTCTCCCACAAGTACAAAGTCTGTAAATGACTCAGTTAAGGTTTCCATaccttttcaagttcaaggtcAACAGCAGTCACCCAGAGTAGAGCAGCAATCAGATGCGTGGGCCTCTTCTGTTTCGGTCTGCGTTCCATTTCAGGTGAATGAAAACGGCGAAAGTGTTCCCATCTCGCCATTTGCGAACAAAAAGTCTCTGCCGAGTTCCTCGCCTAGAGATTCCACCGCAGAAGCAGATACTCGCGAAGTTTCAATTTCCATGATTAAGGAATCGAATTTGACAACGAGCCCTAATCCCCAGCACGTAGTTAAATCAAGCACAGCGGCACAACAAACAGAGGGCGACTCTTTCTCTGCTATGAATAAAATGTCGCCCTCTCAGCCATCACTTCCGAAGGGAAACACCTCGTTGTTAACTCCGGATGATGGCAAGGGTGTGTCTCGAGACATGGCGGATGCAGGAGTTGTGAACAAACCACGTGCGATTTCCTCTCCGCCCTCTCCCTCACAAGGCAAAAGAAAGATTTCTTCTAAAG ATCATCACATCAAAGATAATAAACAAGTACTCGCTAAGGCACATTCTCCTAAGATCATGGGCAAAGAAGCAAGTAAGCATAAAAACCCTACAGGCAAAGCTGCGAGTTCGACGGCTCTGAAAGTACCGTTTGGAG GTAAGCCAAGAGCAAGGTCCTTCACTGCaggggaaaaaacaaaattaactccaTTTTCCTCGAGTGCCCAGTCCAGTCCCACAGGAACTCCAAAATCTGTCAGTCCTGCTTCCTCTCCAAAAGCGATGAGGCGACACTTGACACCGAAAGATGCCACAAAGGCCGGGGGTCGCAAAACAACCGAGCTGAAAAAGCTAGAAAGTCACGGCAGACCTCATTCAGATCCTCTGATTGGCGAAAA AATGCAGGCAAAAAAGAAATCTACCGGAGCTGCCGCGAGTGATGTGCACACAACAG CAGGAAAAGCTAAGTCTGACTTGGAAGTAATGAAGAATAAAGTTAAAGAGCTTGAGAGTGAAAATCTTGAGCTGAAGACGAAATTACAGGGCATGGAACATCGTCTGGCTGTTGTACCactcttagaaaaagaaaaacttcattTACAAAAGCAGGTCAACGAAGTTGTCCaggaaaacgagaaaaaaacaCGTGAACTTGAAACGCTAAATTCGTCTTCGGTAAAGCTCAAAGAGGAAATGAATGGCTTACAGGCTGAAGGCGATAAATTGAAAATGGCTCTGGAAACGAGCCAAGAGCAGATAAAAGAACTAAGGGCTAACGAAAGAGCGCTGGAAGAATTGAAATCTACTCTGACGCAGGAAAACGAAGACAAAACGAAATCAATTACAGAGTACAtcgaaaatattgaaaaattaactACTTCGAATAGCAAGCTGATATTGCAAGATGGACtatccaagaaaaaaattacaacactTTTGCAAGGTTTGCAGTCACTAAATGATTCTGTTTTACAGcttaaagaggaaaataaatgtttacagTCACAGATTGTTGAAAATGGAATTGAACTCGTTGGTACCATGCGAAATTGTGTCGATGGTTTGGAACGGGTTATCAGTGGTTTGCAGAACGAAAACAGCGAAAAAGCCGAAAAGGAAACACAAGTATTTGATGACACCAAAACTATCGATAAAGATACACAGTGTGACGAGGTTCGGTCAAAAGACTTGCTCCTAAGAGAACTTGAGGAGAGCAAACTCTTAGTCGAGTGTTTAAAAAGTAGAATTTCTGAAGTCGAAGACGTCGCGACAAAAACAAGCGCTGAGCAACAAGAGAACCGCGCAAACAATGAATTGCCTTTAACTCCGCCAAGCAAAGGGTCTGATTGCTCAGGGTGTACTGGCCTTCAGGAGCAATTAGCAAGTGTAAAATCTAATTTAGACTCGTTTAAAGATTCTTTCCAAAAACTAGAAGGCGAACGAGATGAAGCTGTGGAGGAAATGAAGGAGTTACGACGTGAAGCGAAGTACCTTAAATACGTGCTTTGTTACAGAGAAGACGTACAGAACTTGCAATCGACAAATCAGCAGAGCAAGGAATTGGAGAAACTGGGTTCTAACCTTGTGGAAGCTGAGAAAAAAGTCATAGATTTAGAAGACGAAGTTGGAAGACTTCAAGAAGAGAAACAAACCTTACTGATGAGTATTTTAAACCTTCATTCCGGGCACCGGGTGGATGATGTGATGGAGGAAGAAAACGAAGGACAGGAGAGTGACTCTGAATCTGAAAGTAACGACGATGAAAATCAAGATGCACCAAAGGTCATTGAACAATCTCGGAAAGCAGACTCCATCTCCAGCAATACAGACTCCATCTCCCGCAATACAGACTCCATCTCTCGCAGAGAACAACTCAAGTATCGATTTCAGTTGTCGTTGTCTGAGTCTGATTACAGTTTTAGTTCAGGGCAGAGGACTGAGGGCGAGGAGGATACTGAGAGTGAAATCGAAGACGATGAGAACGAGAAAACTTGGATGcttctgaaaaaaatcaaagctgaGAACAGACAGTTAAAATCTAGTTTGAACGAAGCCAATGACGAAAAAGAAGAGCTGTTGTCAAATCTTGATAAGTTATGCGAAGAGTTTGATGCACTCAAAGAAAATTACGATAAACTCGAAGAAGAACATGCTACCTTGTCCGAAAAAGCTAAGCAAGATAAACACTCCTTGCAAACACGGCTAAGAGGTGTTGAACTGGATAGAGACAATCTAAAAGATTCCCTGAGGGAAATTCAGGACGAGAAGCTAGCGcttttaaaatgtcttgaaatGCGAAACACCGAGCCAATGTCACCGCTATCTCCTCTGCCCCAGCCTCTTCTGGACAAAATTATCACGCAGGCGCAGTCATTTACACAAGAAGAACATAAATCAAATGAACCAACTTCAAATGAGGAATATTCCGATGCGTCATCGTCGTCAgatgaggaggaagaggagaagGTTAGTGTTCCACAAACTTCTACAGAAAGTGGTACGGATTTGGAGAAGGAACCGGGTGCGACGTCAACTAATGCTAAGGATAAAGAACTGGCAAGTTTAGTGGCAGCCATTGAAAACGACCTCGGAAAGCTTAAGGAACGACTGGCCAAAGGAGAAAGTAATGCCCAAG GCACTTTGCAAGATGACGATgctggaaaagaaaaggaatccaGGCCACGGAAACCTGCGCCCGGCGAGCGTATGCTGAAGCGACAAGCGTCGACTGTGAAGTCGAACCTAGATCGTGTCTGCCGGGAGAAACAACATCTGCAAGATGAGGTTGAATCACTTCGCCGATACTTGCTAAAAAGAAGAGATTCTGTCATGGACACCCGAATAAAAAGGTCTCATGGCAGTCTCAAAAGAGTAACAGCAGAAGTGGACAGCCACTTGGAAGGGATCAAGACCTTACAGGCCTTGCTCGGAAAATCCGACGACCAACTCCGACAGTCGAACGATATAATTTCCCGACTCGAAGCACTCAACGATGAAACTGAGGAAAAGCTTCGGGATTCTGAACTCCTCCAAGAGGACTTACGTCACGCTGTGATGATAGCGAACAATTTCGCCATGGAGGAGCAACAGAAAGCGAAACAGCTCATGTTACAGAATGAAGAGCTCCTAAAAAAGGTCGAGATACTTATGCCTGGGGATACGTTGACTGATAAAATTGAGAAGGATGAGAATTCACTCAACGAGAattcaagaaaagcaaaaaacatACCGAAATTGAAAGAGGCGAATGGTCGTCATCGCCGCGTTAGTGAAGACGACGCGCTGTACGCAGATGACGAGAGTAATTTCACAACAGAAGGTGAATCAGACTTCTTTTCCTCCCGACAGTCAAGTGTTGCGGATGAATCAGAATTTGCCAGGAGCCCCACACCTCACGAAGAAGACCTTGATATTTCTAATCCTAAAGTTACACTTTCAGAAGAACCATCTAAACGTGGAGATCTGACCGAAAGTGACTTGACAAGTCAGTATAGTTCTACAGCTGATACTCATTCAGACTTGTCTGAAGAGGAAGATGATACAGAATGA
- the LOC131776023 gene encoding peroxisomal sarcosine oxidase-like yields MARLDDIYDVCVVGAGIEGSSTARYLASRKKKTLLLEQFPLPHARGSSHGHSRIVRYGYPEDFHVALMPEAFEIWSEVEKKYGKPLIKKCGLLTIDEPPYADVAQVITNVRGVGKECIPLSAEESNKRFPGLNFSPDDSCALEQDSGLIDANSALKAMQEQFVEFGGILHDREKVLDIEPGTVVSIKTVNNTYKARSVVITVGPWVNKVLNPLGVTIPLSIQRMSVCYWPVTEPHLYSADKFPAYIFCAPLGCRKTHVYGFPINEYPGLIKICPHKGTDIPSADHRDSCTPQEDPNVQFTAKVIKARFPGVKPEPSIVESCIYSVTPDSLFVMDKHPEFRNIVIGAGFSGHGFKMAPVVGKILSQMALGEKVSYDVLPFRLSRFTSFGRSKSSL; encoded by the exons ATGGCTCGTCTTGACGATATTTATGACGTCTGTGTGGTGGGGGCCGGTATAGAGGGAAGTTCAACAGCTCGATACCTTGCTTCGCGGAAGAAAAAGACTCTCCTCTTAGAACAG TTTCCTCTTCCCCATGCACGTGGTAGCTCACATGGTCATAGCAGGATTGTTCGCTATGGTTATCCAGAGGATTTTCATGTAGCATTGATGCCAGAGGCCTTTGAAATATGGAGTGAGGttgaaaagaaatatggaaaacCTCTTATCAA aaagtGTGGTTTGTTAACGATAGATGAACCTCCCTATGCAGATGTAGCACAAGTAATTACCAACGTACGAGGTGTAGGGAAAGAATGTATTCCTCTTTCAGCTGAAGAAAGCAACAAGAGATTTCCTGGTTTAAATTTCTCACCAGATGATTCTTGTGCTCTGGAGCAGGACAGTGGATTAATTGATGCCAATAGTGCACTTAAAGCGATGCAG GAACAATTTGTGGAATTTGGTGGAATTTTGCATGACAGGGAGAAAGTATTAGATATTGAGCCAGGCACTGTGGTCAGCATTAAAACGGTCAACAACACATACAAGGCAAGAAGTGTTGTCATCACTGTTG GTCCTTGGGTGAACAAGGTGCTAAATCCTCTTGGTGTTACAATACCCCTGAGT ATACAGAGAATGAGTGTTTGTTACTGGCCAGTAACTGAACCCCATCTCTACTCTGCTGACAAGTTTCCTGCCTACATATTTTGTGCTCCACTGGGATGTAGAAAAACCCATGTTTATGGGTTTCCAATTAATGAGTATCCTGGGCTAATTAAG ATTTGTCCTCATAAAGGTACAGATATACCCAGTGCTGACCACAGAGATTCTTGCACACCACAAGAGGACCCCAATGTCCAATTTACAGCTAAAGTTATTAAGGCTCGCTTTCCTGGTGTGAAGCCAGAACCAAGTATTGTGGAGTCATGTATTTATTCA GTTACTCCTGATAGTCTGTTTGTGATGGACAAGCACCCAGAATTTAGGAATATTGTAATTGGTGCAGGCTTTTCAG GGCATGGTTTCAAAATGGCGCCTGTTGTTGGAAAGATCCTGTCGCAAATGGCGCTTGGTGAGAAAGTATCCTACGATGTGCTGCCTTTTAGGCTGTCCAGGTTCACAAGCTTTGGAAGAAGTAAATCTTCACTATAG